The following proteins are co-located in the Dietzia timorensis genome:
- a CDS encoding CAP domain-containing protein yields the protein MTHGTTNTPDGHAKTSTKAASGARRPLGRMVAGTVAAATPLLMVTPTADAQGSADLALPDPQQIQRDIHDQVVTAVLNALGGMPSIPGIGRPADIAANIAAGSGGVPVSVPGTGGGHATDPAAMSRSVFDATNNYRTQRGLRPLAWNQHAADVASAHAAHLSRVGGVAHNQGALDQGMGENIAASSDPCDAACFVRLWENSPGHKINLEDPAYRGLGVGVAVNNGRVWVVQDFTY from the coding sequence ATGACACACGGCACAACGAATACGCCCGACGGGCATGCGAAGACTTCGACCAAGGCTGCAAGCGGCGCGCGTCGCCCGCTCGGACGCATGGTCGCGGGAACGGTCGCGGCCGCGACCCCGCTACTCATGGTCACGCCCACCGCCGATGCGCAGGGCTCTGCGGATTTGGCGCTTCCGGATCCACAGCAGATCCAGCGCGATATTCACGACCAGGTCGTCACGGCCGTCCTCAACGCGCTCGGCGGCATGCCATCCATTCCGGGGATTGGCCGCCCGGCGGATATCGCCGCCAACATCGCCGCAGGTTCGGGCGGCGTGCCGGTGTCGGTCCCGGGTACCGGGGGAGGCCACGCCACCGACCCGGCGGCCATGTCCCGCTCGGTGTTCGACGCGACCAACAACTACCGGACCCAGCGTGGGCTGCGTCCGCTCGCCTGGAACCAGCACGCGGCAGATGTCGCAAGTGCGCACGCCGCGCACCTGTCGCGGGTCGGAGGGGTCGCGCACAACCAGGGCGCGCTCGATCAGGGCATGGGCGAGAACATTGCCGCCAGCTCCGATCCGTGCGACGCGGCCTGCTTCGTTCGCCTGTGGGAGAACTCGCCCGGACACAAGATCAATCTCGAGGACCCCGCATACCGCGGCCTCGGAGTCGGTGTCGCAGTGAATAACGGACGCGTGTGGGTCGTGCAGGACTTCACCTACTAA
- a CDS encoding hotdog fold domain-containing protein: MNSPAAQSTKPTPTMQLWNKLSAKPLGTRLFSLGVALKAPYFGTVLPHVVEMRPGKAVVTAPKWWGIQNHIGTFHAIAACNLAEMAMGMVAEATVPSTHRWLPKGMTTEYLKITSGGLTATAELDEIPDFSAITSGVEIPVPVTFSDAEGKESVRATITIWVTPKK, encoded by the coding sequence ATGAACTCTCCTGCCGCGCAGAGCACCAAGCCCACCCCGACCATGCAGCTGTGGAACAAACTCTCGGCGAAGCCGCTGGGTACCCGCCTGTTCAGCCTCGGCGTCGCGCTCAAGGCGCCGTATTTCGGCACCGTTCTTCCGCACGTTGTCGAGATGCGTCCGGGCAAGGCGGTCGTCACGGCGCCGAAGTGGTGGGGGATCCAGAACCACATCGGTACCTTCCACGCGATCGCCGCGTGCAACCTCGCCGAGATGGCGATGGGGATGGTCGCCGAGGCGACCGTGCCTTCGACGCACCGGTGGCTGCCCAAGGGGATGACGACGGAGTACCTGAAGATCACCTCCGGTGGCCTGACGGCGACGGCGGAACTCGACGAGATTCCGGACTTCTCGGCCATTACCAGCGGGGTGGAGATTCCCGTGCCGGTGACCTTCTCCGACGCCGAGGGCAAGGAGTCCGTGCGCGCGACGATCACCATCTGGGTGACGCCGAAGAAGTAG
- a CDS encoding DUF4395 domain-containing protein: MNYVSLDEDSGRGGALKGAFEFPNPVNDYAARCTAALVVALAVVTIASPQPVATWLAAVMAVGFALRVAGGPRYSPFGRLSVHVLAPRVAREPKLVPGPPKRFAQTIGFTFSFIAFALFLADFGLAARIVLGALTLAALAESALGFCLGCWIFAQLQKTGIIPESVCVECANIWNRPAA; encoded by the coding sequence ATGAATTACGTGAGCCTCGACGAGGATTCCGGGCGCGGCGGTGCGCTGAAGGGGGCGTTCGAGTTCCCGAACCCGGTCAACGACTATGCGGCGCGCTGCACGGCCGCGCTCGTCGTGGCGCTTGCTGTCGTGACTATCGCGAGCCCGCAACCGGTGGCGACGTGGCTCGCCGCGGTGATGGCGGTCGGGTTCGCGCTGCGTGTCGCCGGCGGGCCGCGGTACTCCCCGTTCGGCAGGCTGTCCGTGCATGTGTTGGCACCTCGGGTCGCGCGCGAGCCGAAGCTGGTGCCCGGTCCGCCGAAGCGGTTCGCCCAGACGATCGGCTTCACGTTCTCGTTTATCGCGTTCGCGCTGTTCCTCGCCGACTTCGGGCTCGCCGCGCGCATCGTGCTCGGCGCGCTCACCCTTGCCGCGCTGGCCGAGTCCGCGCTCGGTTTCTGCCTCGGCTGCTGGATATTCGCCCAGCTGCAGAAGACGGGGATCATCCCCGAGTCCGTGTGCGTCGAATGCGCGAACATCTGGAACCGACCGGCCGCATAG
- the htpG gene encoding molecular chaperone HtpG — translation MSTTTGGQEKREFQAETRQLLDLMIHSVYSNPDTFLRELISNASDALDKLRLAALTEELPGVDTSDLHIELIADGGESDSARRLTVTDNGIGMSREEVIDLIGTLAKSGTAAMREQLAAARAAAKDGELSEQASADLIGQFGIGFYSTFMVADTVTLVTRKAGEDEITLWRSSGEDTYDIATVPVAEAASLGFDGEVPMQGTAIALDLKPTGGDTDLPDYVAEHTLRRVVRTYSDFIAWPIRMAVPDNSADEAGEDSGDDESADSDVIDEGPKTKEETLNSQKALWTRPKSEVTDEEYTEFYRHVSHAWDEPAETLTISAEGTFEYQALLFIPSQPPFDLFSPDHRRGVQLYVRRVFIMDDAEALIPQYLRFVKGVVDAADLSLNVSREILQQDRQITAIRKRIVRKVLQAVNAMRENEREKFDEFWQHFGAVVKEGLIADDANREQIFKFTELESTREAGEGENPRTTLAEYVERMAEGQTEIYYITGASRAAVENSPHLEAFRARGVEVLLLTDPVDEVWVDAATDFEGKPLRSIAKGDVDLDKVGTAPDAKSEEEEKKADEDFSDLLEWLGGALEDEVKQVRLSHRLVDSPACMVGDTFDMTPQLERMYRANGMEVPTSKRILELNPKHSAVEKLRSEFAATSNEDQAARAELAETAKLLAGVAVLAEGGELSDPAAFAKLLASRL, via the coding sequence TTGAGCACCACCACTGGCGGCCAGGAAAAGCGCGAATTCCAGGCCGAGACCCGGCAGCTTCTGGACCTGATGATCCACTCGGTGTACTCGAACCCGGACACCTTCCTCCGCGAGCTCATCTCGAACGCCTCGGACGCGCTCGACAAGCTGCGCCTCGCCGCGCTCACAGAAGAGCTCCCCGGAGTGGACACCTCCGACCTGCACATCGAGCTCATCGCTGACGGCGGAGAGTCCGATTCCGCGCGCCGGCTGACTGTCACCGACAACGGCATCGGCATGTCGCGCGAAGAGGTTATCGACCTCATCGGCACGCTCGCCAAGTCCGGCACGGCCGCGATGCGCGAGCAGCTCGCCGCCGCCCGTGCCGCCGCGAAGGACGGGGAATTGTCCGAGCAGGCCTCGGCCGACCTCATCGGCCAGTTCGGCATCGGCTTCTACTCGACCTTCATGGTCGCCGACACCGTTACACTCGTGACCCGCAAGGCGGGCGAGGACGAGATCACGCTGTGGCGCTCGTCCGGCGAGGACACCTACGACATCGCGACGGTCCCGGTCGCCGAGGCGGCCTCGCTCGGTTTCGACGGGGAGGTCCCGATGCAGGGCACCGCGATCGCGCTCGACCTCAAGCCCACCGGCGGCGATACCGACCTCCCCGACTACGTCGCCGAGCACACCCTGCGCCGCGTGGTGCGGACGTACTCGGACTTCATCGCGTGGCCGATTCGGATGGCGGTTCCCGATAATTCCGCCGATGAGGCGGGCGAGGACTCCGGCGACGACGAGAGCGCCGACTCCGACGTCATAGATGAGGGTCCGAAGACGAAGGAGGAGACGCTCAACTCGCAGAAGGCGCTGTGGACGCGTCCCAAGTCCGAGGTGACCGACGAGGAGTACACCGAGTTCTACCGCCACGTCTCGCACGCGTGGGACGAGCCGGCCGAGACGCTGACGATCTCCGCCGAGGGCACTTTCGAGTACCAGGCGCTGCTGTTTATCCCCTCGCAGCCGCCGTTCGATTTGTTCTCCCCGGACCATCGCCGAGGCGTTCAGCTCTACGTCCGTCGAGTGTTCATCATGGATGACGCCGAAGCGCTGATCCCCCAGTACCTCCGCTTCGTCAAGGGCGTCGTCGATGCGGCAGACCTGTCCCTCAACGTCTCGCGGGAGATCCTGCAGCAGGACCGGCAGATCACGGCGATCCGCAAGCGCATCGTCCGCAAGGTGCTGCAGGCCGTCAACGCGATGCGCGAGAACGAGCGCGAGAAGTTCGACGAGTTCTGGCAGCATTTCGGCGCCGTCGTCAAGGAAGGCCTCATCGCCGACGACGCAAACCGCGAGCAGATCTTCAAGTTCACCGAACTCGAGTCGACGCGCGAGGCGGGCGAGGGCGAGAACCCGCGCACGACGCTGGCCGAGTACGTCGAGCGCATGGCCGAGGGGCAGACGGAGATCTACTACATCACCGGCGCCTCGCGTGCCGCGGTGGAGAACTCCCCGCACCTCGAGGCGTTCCGCGCGCGCGGCGTGGAGGTGCTACTGCTCACCGACCCGGTCGACGAGGTGTGGGTAGACGCGGCCACGGACTTCGAGGGCAAGCCGCTGCGCTCGATCGCGAAGGGCGATGTCGACCTCGACAAGGTCGGCACGGCGCCGGATGCGAAGTCCGAGGAAGAGGAGAAGAAGGCCGACGAGGACTTCTCGGACCTGCTCGAGTGGCTCGGCGGGGCGCTCGAGGACGAGGTCAAGCAGGTGCGTCTGTCCCACCGACTCGTCGACTCGCCCGCCTGCATGGTCGGCGACACTTTCGACATGACCCCGCAGCTCGAGCGCATGTACCGGGCGAACGGCATGGAGGTGCCCACCTCGAAGCGGATCCTCGAGCTCAACCCGAAGCATTCCGCGGTGGAGAAGCTGCGTAGCGAATTCGCGGCGACGAGCAACGAGGACCAGGCGGCACGTGCCGAGCTCGCCGAGACCGCGAAGCTGCTCGCCGGCGTCGCCGTGCTCGCCGAGGGTGGCGAACTGTCCGATCCTGCGGCATTCGCGAAGCTGCTGGCAAGCCGGCTCTAG
- a CDS encoding BCCT family transporter translates to MLEKLANKLRLKTDPAVFFVSVAAIIAFVATTFFFGDWVDSVFDTASNWIMTYLGWFYISGVTIFLIFLIWIGISRFGHVRLGSDDERPEHSTPAWFAMLFAAGIGSILMFWGVAEPVSHFATPPRGNVEPGTPSAAQEALGFTLYHFGLHTWTIFALPSLAFAYFIYKRKMPPRVSSIFSPILGSKVYGPIGKTIDVVALVGTVFGVATSVGLGTIQINAGLSDLLGIPEESWIQVLIIVVVSTLACISVGLGLEKGIKVLSNLNIAMAIGLLIFIVAAGPTLFLLKSTTEAFGTYASMLPELAFWNNAFPANDDLADWQNTWTVFYWAWTITWSPFVGIFIAKISRGRTVREFVFGVLALPVGFSILWFGIFGNASFDIELNQGGGLVSRVVDDGDIPGALFAFLSHYPAATLISGLAVLLVVIFFTTSVDSAALVVDMMASGRDDLSPAYQRITWGALMGLTTISLLAFTGEGGLETLQKVITVVGLPFFIMGYVMMFSLTKGIRDDLGDRNPVVTRQWERAYTPEEWEENEHGPTPEPIGATNYIPPEEDDDEAHTEAKFNSFFGIDEDEQGEASGPGSGPGSESVSARAGDGEGAGGTSGEKS, encoded by the coding sequence ATGCTCGAAAAGCTTGCGAATAAACTGCGGCTGAAAACGGACCCGGCAGTATTCTTCGTTTCCGTCGCCGCGATCATCGCGTTCGTGGCGACCACATTTTTCTTCGGGGACTGGGTCGATTCCGTTTTCGATACCGCGTCGAATTGGATCATGACCTACCTGGGGTGGTTCTACATCTCCGGTGTCACGATCTTCCTCATTTTTCTCATCTGGATCGGTATCAGCCGGTTCGGGCACGTGCGACTCGGCAGTGACGACGAGCGGCCGGAACACTCCACGCCCGCATGGTTCGCCATGCTCTTCGCCGCCGGGATCGGCTCGATCCTCATGTTCTGGGGTGTGGCCGAACCGGTCTCGCACTTCGCGACCCCGCCGCGCGGGAATGTCGAGCCGGGAACGCCGTCCGCGGCGCAGGAAGCGCTCGGATTCACGCTGTACCACTTCGGTCTCCATACGTGGACCATTTTCGCGTTGCCGTCGCTGGCTTTCGCATACTTCATCTACAAGCGGAAAATGCCGCCGCGAGTGTCGTCGATCTTCTCCCCGATTCTGGGTTCGAAGGTCTATGGGCCAATCGGCAAGACGATCGACGTTGTCGCGCTGGTGGGCACCGTGTTCGGTGTCGCTACCTCGGTGGGCCTGGGCACGATCCAGATCAATGCGGGCCTGTCCGACCTCCTGGGGATCCCGGAGGAGTCCTGGATCCAGGTGCTCATCATCGTCGTGGTCAGCACTTTGGCCTGTATATCCGTCGGCCTCGGACTGGAAAAGGGAATCAAGGTTCTGTCGAACCTCAACATCGCCATGGCGATCGGCCTGCTCATCTTCATCGTTGCGGCCGGGCCGACCTTGTTCTTGCTCAAGTCGACCACGGAGGCCTTCGGCACGTATGCGTCGATGCTCCCCGAGCTCGCCTTCTGGAATAACGCCTTCCCCGCCAACGACGACCTCGCCGACTGGCAGAATACGTGGACCGTCTTCTACTGGGCGTGGACCATCACGTGGTCGCCGTTCGTGGGCATTTTCATCGCGAAGATCTCGCGGGGCCGCACGGTTCGCGAGTTCGTCTTCGGTGTCCTCGCGCTTCCCGTGGGTTTCTCGATTCTGTGGTTCGGCATCTTCGGCAACGCCTCGTTCGATATCGAGCTCAACCAGGGCGGAGGCCTGGTGTCCAGGGTTGTCGACGACGGCGATATCCCAGGCGCGCTGTTCGCGTTCCTCAGCCACTATCCGGCCGCGACGCTGATCTCGGGCCTGGCCGTTCTCCTGGTGGTCATCTTCTTCACGACGTCGGTCGACTCGGCCGCGCTCGTCGTCGACATGATGGCGTCGGGGCGCGACGATCTCTCGCCCGCGTACCAGCGCATCACCTGGGGCGCGCTCATGGGTTTGACGACCATCTCGCTCCTCGCGTTCACCGGCGAAGGCGGTCTCGAAACCCTGCAGAAGGTGATCACGGTCGTCGGCCTGCCCTTCTTCATCATGGGTTACGTCATGATGTTCTCGTTGACGAAGGGCATCCGGGATGACCTCGGCGACCGCAACCCCGTCGTCACGAGGCAATGGGAACGCGCCTACACACCCGAGGAGTGGGAGGAGAACGAGCACGGTCCGACTCCCGAACCGATCGGCGCGACGAACTACATCCCACCGGAAGAGGACGACGACGAGGCCCACACCGAGGCCAAGTTCAACTCGTTCTTCGGTATCGACGAGGACGAACAGGGCGAAGCGTCCGGACCGGGCAGCGGCCCGGGTTCGGAATCCGTCTCCGCGCGCGCAGGTGATGGGGAAGGAGCAGGGGGTACGTCCGGCGAAAAGAGTTAG
- a CDS encoding SdpI family protein, producing MDATGSLSLLVGVAVLSLVTGILVPQIHAGDLSRNSLVGMRTKATLSSDEAWEVGHRASLRYLVFACIAGIVAIIAALGTFVFADVSSGAGEITLAAIPITAFTGQIVAIIAGGVAADRAAKTV from the coding sequence ATGGACGCCACGGGATCGCTTTCGCTCCTCGTCGGCGTTGCCGTGCTTTCGTTGGTCACTGGGATTCTGGTCCCGCAGATCCACGCGGGCGACTTGAGCCGAAACAGCCTTGTCGGCATGCGCACGAAGGCCACGCTGTCCTCGGACGAGGCGTGGGAGGTCGGCCACCGCGCATCACTTCGCTATCTCGTGTTCGCGTGCATCGCGGGCATTGTTGCCATCATCGCCGCACTCGGCACGTTCGTGTTCGCGGACGTCTCCTCCGGCGCCGGGGAGATCACTCTCGCCGCGATTCCCATCACAGCCTTCACGGGGCAGATTGTCGCGATCATCGCCGGAGGCGTGGCCGCCGATCGCGCGGCCAAAACGGTCTAG
- a CDS encoding DUF6114 domain-containing protein, whose amino-acid sequence MTSRRGKIERPWLAIILLFLAGVVVLATFLLQDSFARLGIALTSSTAPGALLTGIGMIGCAASMYAQPNTRVLAGWMGGALALVALPAANFGGFVVGTVLGVLGAAAALSWSEGDRNSAKVRRQPAAEPKVEMKGPEEIPH is encoded by the coding sequence TTGACGTCGAGGCGCGGGAAAATCGAGCGTCCCTGGCTTGCCATCATTCTTCTCTTTCTCGCCGGAGTGGTCGTGCTCGCGACCTTTCTGTTGCAGGATTCCTTCGCGCGGCTCGGTATCGCGCTGACGAGCTCGACCGCGCCGGGCGCGCTGCTCACCGGCATCGGGATGATCGGGTGCGCGGCATCGATGTACGCCCAGCCGAACACCCGGGTGCTTGCCGGCTGGATGGGCGGCGCGCTCGCCCTCGTGGCGCTTCCGGCCGCCAATTTCGGCGGCTTCGTCGTCGGCACAGTCCTTGGCGTCCTCGGGGCCGCCGCTGCGCTGTCCTGGTCGGAAGGCGACCGCAATTCTGCGAAAGTCCGCCGTCAACCTGCGGCGGAGCCGAAAGTGGAGATGAAGGGACCCGAAGAAATCCCGCACTGA
- a CDS encoding DUF6230 family protein, protein MGYTRRGRFVVLSTVGLLASGVAGVATAQNGINISTGSALATANLEGLRATSAEIIPAHGPFGDDQAPSAMVRLGDATIANACVLLSTVDVPIIGEVTLVGHLAGEGGLKAQNLVIDATDISGALTLDGAQIGAGLTSPDERTNSGGIAVVGNVLDSPTLEVDVLGLTADKLTTGGIRLEAQRGPGSC, encoded by the coding sequence GTGGGCTATACACGTCGTGGACGGTTCGTCGTGCTGTCGACTGTGGGCCTGCTCGCCTCCGGGGTTGCCGGTGTCGCCACCGCGCAGAACGGGATAAATATTTCTACTGGTTCCGCGCTCGCGACGGCGAACCTCGAGGGCCTCCGCGCCACCAGCGCAGAGATCATCCCCGCTCACGGGCCCTTCGGTGACGATCAGGCACCCTCTGCGATGGTCCGCCTCGGCGACGCGACCATCGCCAATGCCTGCGTCCTGCTCAGCACTGTCGACGTGCCGATCATCGGCGAGGTTACGCTGGTCGGACACCTCGCCGGCGAGGGCGGTCTCAAGGCGCAGAACCTCGTTATCGACGCTACGGATATCTCGGGCGCGCTCACGCTCGATGGCGCGCAGATCGGCGCCGGGCTCACATCCCCGGACGAGCGGACCAATTCCGGCGGCATCGCCGTGGTCGGCAACGTGCTTGATTCCCCGACGCTCGAGGTCGACGTACTCGGGCTCACCGCAGACAAGCTCACCACTGGGGGAATCCGCCTCGAGGCACAGCGGGGGCCGGGTTCTTGTTGA
- the aspA gene encoding aspartate ammonia-lyase, with the protein MSENLTASANSTTKAAGATRVEEDLLGEKAVPAEAYYGVHTARAIENFPISKLTINDIPDFIRGMVQVKKATALANRDMGVLTEEKCEAIVWACDQVLDEGRCMDQFPSCQFQGGAGTSINMNTNEVIANLALEHMGVEKGRYDVISPNDDVNRSQSTNDAYPSGFRLALWAALERYEKALIALREAFYDKAEAFRDVLKMGRTQLQDAVPMSLGQELGAYAVNLDEEMSVLASSAKTLLALNLGATAIGTGVNTPPHYQESVIEHLKEVTGLPVSGAEDLIEATQDTGDYVLVHAALKRTAVKISKICNDLRLLSSGPRAGLNEINLPEMQAGSSIMPAKVNPVIPEVVNQVCFKVIGNDVTVSAAAEAGQLQLNVMEPAIAQSMFESIDLLTNACYTLAEKCVAGITANEEIARNFVMNSIGIVTYLNPIIGHHNGDLVGKECARSGRGVREVVLEMGLLDEEELDDILSPQNLLHPEFKGTRYLDKMRQRKNPGSR; encoded by the coding sequence ATGAGCGAAAACCTCACCGCCAGTGCAAATTCGACTACGAAAGCCGCGGGTGCGACCCGCGTCGAGGAGGACCTCCTCGGCGAGAAGGCGGTCCCGGCGGAGGCCTATTACGGGGTGCACACGGCGCGCGCGATCGAGAATTTTCCGATCTCGAAACTGACGATCAACGACATCCCGGATTTTATTCGCGGAATGGTGCAGGTGAAGAAGGCGACCGCGCTCGCGAACCGCGACATGGGTGTGCTCACCGAGGAAAAGTGCGAGGCGATCGTGTGGGCGTGCGACCAGGTGCTCGACGAGGGGCGCTGCATGGACCAGTTCCCCTCGTGCCAGTTCCAGGGTGGGGCGGGCACCTCGATCAACATGAACACCAACGAGGTGATCGCGAACCTCGCCCTCGAGCACATGGGCGTGGAGAAGGGGCGCTACGACGTCATCAGCCCCAACGATGATGTGAATCGCTCGCAGTCGACGAACGATGCCTACCCCTCGGGGTTTCGGCTTGCACTGTGGGCCGCGCTCGAGCGCTACGAGAAGGCGCTCATCGCCCTGCGCGAGGCGTTCTACGACAAGGCCGAGGCGTTCCGCGACGTGCTCAAGATGGGCCGCACGCAGCTGCAGGACGCGGTGCCGATGTCGCTGGGCCAGGAGTTAGGGGCGTACGCCGTCAACCTCGACGAGGAGATGAGCGTGCTCGCCAGTTCGGCGAAGACGCTGCTCGCGCTCAACCTCGGGGCGACCGCTATCGGTACCGGTGTGAATACGCCGCCGCACTACCAGGAGTCGGTGATCGAGCACCTCAAAGAGGTCACGGGCCTGCCGGTCTCGGGTGCCGAGGATCTCATCGAGGCGACCCAGGACACCGGCGACTACGTGCTCGTGCACGCGGCGCTCAAGCGCACGGCGGTGAAGATCTCGAAGATCTGCAACGACCTGCGTCTGCTGTCGTCGGGGCCGCGCGCGGGGCTCAACGAGATCAATCTGCCCGAGATGCAGGCCGGTTCGTCGATCATGCCGGCGAAGGTCAACCCGGTGATCCCCGAGGTTGTCAACCAGGTGTGCTTCAAGGTCATCGGCAACGACGTCACGGTGTCGGCGGCGGCCGAGGCCGGGCAGCTGCAGCTCAACGTCATGGAGCCGGCGATCGCGCAATCGATGTTCGAGTCGATCGACCTTCTCACCAATGCCTGCTACACGCTCGCCGAGAAGTGCGTCGCCGGGATCACCGCGAACGAGGAGATCGCCCGCAACTTCGTGATGAACTCGATCGGCATCGTCACCTACCTCAACCCCATCATCGGCCACCACAACGGCGACCTCGTCGGCAAGGAGTGCGCTCGCTCGGGACGAGGGGTTCGCGAGGTCGTGCTCGAGATGGGGTTGCTCGACGAGGAAGAGCTCGACGACATCCTCTCCCCGCAGAACCTGCTCCACCCGGAGTTCAAGGGCACCCGCTACCTCGACAAGATGCGCCAGCGTAAGAACCCGGGCTCGCGATAG
- a CDS encoding alpha/beta fold hydrolase, whose translation MSSLAAAAVLAFGSSAALAPAAIAQEAPAAEAPAQALNWGPCPERVTTPTAVCATLKVPMDYDNPEGEKIDISVVKHPAADPSQRRGALFGNSGGPNGDVLSYFDDGLFTWPQELRNEFDLIGVQPRGLPDSTPVDCTGAELIDPVTSVTHGGGALRAACEQNTPGYTEHVNTENTARDWEEVRKALGEEKIDIFGLSYGTLLGSTYASLFPAQTDKLVLDSGVSPNHVWNGLLNAQDPGYKKRTHDMFEWIAQNDETYHLGDTALKVYQRWSDLIVEEVGVNPSVAPPPAQVGDVPPAFTALAQQYIDGTNLTNPARVQLENLVGTLMNPGTAQQANSMVLNQTRNSVPQSASWPYLAEAIAEGLGAGAETEEIPDLDTPMADALQPIFMQQIVLCNENQVPPNPLSYPEFLWTSFVSGDVYDMYGAMYDSGAACAGFPATTKLPALSGDALETKPLQLQGLGDPQTPYQPGMVLANQMRAHVITVGGGDHGQFAKGNETVDSAVLEYLRTGHTGVTEAPAPPIPMPET comes from the coding sequence GTGTCTTCCCTGGCAGCGGCCGCGGTACTCGCTTTCGGCTCGTCGGCGGCGCTGGCTCCGGCCGCGATTGCCCAGGAGGCCCCCGCGGCCGAGGCTCCCGCGCAGGCGCTGAATTGGGGACCATGTCCCGAGCGCGTGACCACGCCGACCGCCGTGTGCGCGACGCTCAAGGTGCCCATGGATTACGACAATCCCGAAGGCGAGAAGATCGACATCTCCGTCGTCAAGCATCCTGCCGCGGATCCCTCGCAGCGCAGGGGCGCCCTGTTCGGTAACTCCGGCGGGCCCAACGGCGACGTGCTCTCGTACTTCGACGACGGCCTGTTCACCTGGCCGCAGGAGCTTCGCAATGAGTTCGATCTGATCGGCGTCCAGCCGCGCGGGCTTCCCGATTCGACTCCCGTGGATTGCACCGGCGCGGAACTCATCGACCCGGTTACGTCGGTGACCCATGGGGGCGGCGCACTACGCGCCGCGTGCGAACAAAACACCCCCGGCTACACCGAGCACGTCAACACCGAGAACACCGCCCGCGACTGGGAAGAGGTGCGCAAGGCTCTCGGCGAGGAGAAGATCGACATCTTCGGTCTCTCCTACGGCACGCTCCTCGGTTCGACTTACGCCTCGCTTTTCCCGGCTCAGACCGACAAGCTCGTGCTGGACTCGGGTGTGAGCCCGAACCACGTGTGGAACGGACTACTCAACGCGCAGGACCCGGGGTACAAGAAGCGCACACATGACATGTTCGAGTGGATCGCGCAGAACGACGAGACCTATCATCTCGGCGATACGGCGCTGAAGGTGTACCAGCGGTGGTCGGACCTCATTGTCGAAGAAGTCGGCGTCAACCCGTCGGTCGCCCCGCCGCCGGCTCAGGTCGGCGACGTGCCGCCGGCGTTCACCGCGCTCGCGCAGCAGTACATCGACGGCACCAACCTCACCAATCCCGCGCGGGTCCAGCTCGAGAACCTCGTCGGAACCCTGATGAACCCGGGTACCGCCCAGCAGGCGAATTCGATGGTGCTCAATCAGACCCGTAATTCGGTGCCGCAGTCGGCGTCGTGGCCTTACCTCGCCGAGGCGATCGCCGAAGGATTGGGCGCCGGCGCCGAAACGGAAGAGATTCCAGATCTCGATACCCCGATGGCGGACGCGTTGCAGCCGATCTTTATGCAGCAAATAGTCCTGTGCAACGAGAACCAGGTGCCGCCGAACCCGCTGAGCTACCCGGAATTCCTCTGGACGTCCTTCGTCTCCGGCGACGTCTACGACATGTACGGAGCGATGTACGACTCCGGCGCCGCGTGCGCGGGATTCCCGGCGACGACGAAGCTCCCGGCGCTCTCCGGCGATGCATTGGAGACGAAGCCACTGCAGCTCCAAGGCCTCGGTGACCCGCAGACTCCTTATCAGCCGGGCATGGTACTTGCGAACCAGATGCGCGCACACGTGATCACAGTCGGCGGGGGCGACCACGGCCAGTTCGCCAAGGGTAACGAGACCGTTGACTCCGCGGTGCTCGAATACCTGCGCACCGGGCACACCGGTGTGACCGAGGCGCCCGCGCCGCCGATCCCCATGCCGGAGACGTAG